One segment of Streptosporangium brasiliense DNA contains the following:
- a CDS encoding acetyl/propionyl/methylcrotonyl-CoA carboxylase subunit alpha, with product MQKVLIANRGEIAVRIARACKDAGLASVAVYADQDLDALHVRLADEAHALTGTTPADTYLDIPKLLAVATATGADAVHPGYGFLAENATFAQAVLDAGLTWIGPPPAAITALGDKVAARHIAHRVGAPLTPGTPDPVTGTEQVLAFAAEHGLPIAIKAAYGGGGRGLKVARTLDEIPDAYDSAVREATAAFGRGECFVERYLDRPRHVETQCLADAHGNVVVVSTRDCSLQRRHQKLLEEAPAPFLTPAQREQLYTASKAILREAGYIGAGTCEFLIGHDGTVSFLEVNTRLQVEHPVTEEVTGIDLVAEMFRIADGQPLGYDDPAPRGHSIEFRINAEDPGRGFLPAPGTLTALRAPAGPGVRLDAGYEAGMTVPAAFDSLIAKLVVTGADRAQALRRARRALAEFTIEGMPTVLDFHRAVLTEPAFTAEPFAVHTRWIETEFVNTLPPYPTTAADAAAAEAAGRERITVEVGGKRLEVVLPAGFGAAGARPAAARPPRRAATAAGRRAAAGGDGLISPMQGTIVKVVAADGDVVAAGDVIVVLEAMKMEQPLTAHRAGTVTGLRAGVGESVTAGATVCDIKDT from the coding sequence GTGCAGAAGGTCCTGATCGCCAACCGTGGTGAGATCGCCGTGCGGATCGCCCGCGCCTGCAAGGACGCCGGACTGGCCAGCGTCGCCGTCTACGCCGACCAGGACCTCGACGCCCTGCACGTCCGCCTGGCCGACGAGGCCCACGCCCTGACCGGCACCACCCCCGCCGACACCTACCTCGACATCCCCAAACTCCTCGCCGTCGCCACCGCCACCGGCGCCGACGCCGTCCACCCCGGCTACGGCTTCCTCGCCGAGAACGCCACCTTCGCCCAAGCCGTCCTCGACGCCGGCCTGACCTGGATCGGCCCACCCCCGGCCGCGATCACCGCGCTCGGCGACAAGGTCGCCGCCCGCCACATCGCCCACCGCGTCGGCGCCCCGCTCACCCCCGGCACCCCCGACCCGGTCACCGGCACCGAACAGGTCCTCGCCTTCGCCGCCGAACACGGCCTGCCCATCGCGATCAAGGCCGCCTACGGCGGCGGCGGCCGCGGCCTGAAGGTCGCCCGCACCCTGGATGAGATCCCCGACGCCTACGACAGCGCCGTCCGCGAAGCGACCGCCGCCTTCGGCCGCGGCGAATGCTTCGTCGAACGCTACCTCGACCGGCCCCGGCACGTGGAGACCCAGTGCCTGGCCGACGCCCACGGCAACGTCGTGGTGGTCTCCACCCGCGACTGCTCGCTGCAACGCCGCCACCAAAAACTCCTGGAGGAGGCGCCCGCCCCCTTCCTGACCCCCGCCCAGCGCGAGCAGCTGTACACCGCCTCCAAGGCGATCCTGCGCGAGGCCGGCTACATCGGCGCCGGCACGTGCGAGTTCCTCATCGGCCACGACGGCACCGTCTCCTTCCTGGAGGTCAACACCCGCCTGCAGGTCGAACACCCCGTCACCGAGGAGGTCACCGGCATCGACCTGGTGGCCGAGATGTTCCGCATCGCCGACGGCCAGCCGCTGGGCTACGACGACCCCGCCCCCCGCGGCCACAGCATCGAGTTCCGCATCAACGCCGAAGACCCCGGCCGCGGCTTCCTGCCCGCCCCCGGCACGCTGACCGCGCTGCGCGCCCCGGCCGGCCCCGGGGTCCGGCTGGACGCCGGCTACGAGGCCGGCATGACCGTGCCGGCCGCCTTCGACTCCCTGATCGCCAAACTCGTCGTGACCGGCGCCGACCGCGCCCAGGCGCTGCGCCGGGCCCGCCGCGCGCTGGCGGAGTTCACCATCGAGGGCATGCCGACCGTGCTGGACTTCCACCGCGCGGTACTGACCGAGCCGGCCTTCACCGCCGAACCGTTCGCGGTGCACACCCGCTGGATCGAGACCGAGTTCGTCAACACCCTGCCCCCCTACCCCACCACCGCCGCCGACGCGGCCGCCGCGGAGGCGGCGGGCCGGGAGCGGATCACCGTCGAGGTGGGCGGCAAACGGCTGGAGGTGGTGCTGCCGGCCGGGTTCGGCGCCGCCGGCGCCCGGCCGGCCGCGGCCCGCCCGCCGCGCCGCGCCGCCACCGCGGCCGGCCGCAGGGCCGCCGCCGGCGGCGACGGCCTGATCAGCCCGATGCAGGGCACGATCGTGAAGGTCGTGGCCGCCGACGGCGACGTGGTGGCCGCCGGCGACGTGATCGTGGTGCTGGAGGCGATGAAGATGGAACAGCCGCTGACCGCGCACAGGGCGGGCACCGTGACCGGGCTACGGGCCGGGGTGGGCGAGAGCGTCACCGCCGGCGCCACCGTCTGCGACATCAAGGACACCTGA
- a CDS encoding MerR family transcriptional regulator — MMVRLPFDDEHAPLYSVGQVADMLHVEQAFLRRLDEHDVVRPARSSGGQRRYTRHEIGDLQNAIQLVGEGMTLAAVRRIFELQHQVRELQEELARERAARREG; from the coding sequence ATGATGGTCAGGCTCCCCTTCGACGACGAACACGCCCCGCTCTACTCGGTCGGCCAGGTGGCCGACATGCTCCATGTCGAACAGGCGTTCCTGCGCCGTCTCGACGAGCACGACGTGGTACGGCCCGCCCGTTCCAGCGGCGGCCAGCGCCGATACACCCGTCACGAGATCGGGGACCTCCAGAACGCCATCCAGCTCGTCGGCGAGGGCATGACCCTCGCCGCCGTCCGCCGTATCTTCGAGCTGCAGCACCAGGTCAGGGAGCTCCAGGAGGAGCTGGCCAGGGAGCGGGCCGCCCGCCGGGAGGGCTGA
- a CDS encoding substrate-binding domain-containing protein yields the protein MSKRFDRGALRQYGRRVPGEIAVVAICPDDIAERSGPALTSVLIPAEEVGRQAVRLLMDKLAGRAVPDGTLLEPRLTVRDST from the coding sequence TTGTCGAAGCGCTTCGACAGAGGCGCGCTGCGCCAGTACGGCAGGCGGGTGCCCGGGGAGATCGCGGTGGTGGCGATCTGCCCCGACGACATCGCCGAGCGCTCCGGCCCGGCGCTCACCTCGGTGCTGATCCCGGCCGAGGAGGTCGGCCGCCAGGCGGTGCGGCTGCTGATGGACAAGCTCGCGGGCCGCGCCGTACCCGACGGCACGCTGCTGGAGCCCCGGCTGACCGTCCGCGACAGCACCTGA
- a CDS encoding SDR family NAD(P)-dependent oxidoreductase produces the protein MREIVVTGGGTGIGAAVAAAFAAQGDRVTITGRREQVLKETADRLGLSYVAFNAANPVAVGEALDRLPARVDVLVNNAGGNTNLDRAPGDDLMDVAESWWANLNANLMSAVLVTSALTPRLADHGRIVTVGSIAARGTGSGSYGAAKAAVEAWTADLAAELGPRGVTANVVSPGLIVDTEFFRGRLTEEGVRRRVESTRNGRPGTPDDVAATVSFLASPEARHITGQVVHVNGGAYLGR, from the coding sequence GTGCGTGAGATTGTGGTGACGGGCGGAGGCACCGGGATCGGCGCCGCCGTCGCGGCGGCGTTCGCCGCGCAGGGAGACCGGGTGACCATCACCGGACGGCGGGAACAGGTGCTCAAGGAGACGGCCGACCGGCTGGGCCTCTCCTACGTGGCGTTCAACGCGGCCAACCCGGTCGCGGTGGGCGAGGCCCTGGACCGGCTGCCGGCCCGGGTCGACGTGCTGGTCAACAACGCGGGCGGGAACACCAACCTGGACCGCGCGCCCGGCGACGACCTGATGGACGTGGCCGAGAGCTGGTGGGCCAACCTCAACGCCAACCTGATGTCGGCCGTGCTGGTCACCAGCGCGCTGACCCCCCGCCTGGCCGACCACGGCCGGATCGTCACGGTCGGCTCGATCGCGGCCCGGGGCACCGGTTCCGGCTCGTACGGCGCGGCCAAGGCCGCCGTGGAGGCGTGGACCGCCGATCTGGCCGCCGAGCTCGGCCCGCGCGGCGTCACCGCCAACGTGGTCTCCCCCGGCCTGATCGTGGACACCGAGTTCTTCCGCGGCCGCCTCACCGAGGAGGGGGTGCGGCGCCGGGTGGAGAGCACCAGGAACGGGCGCCCCGGCACGCCCGACGACGTCGCGGCCACGGTGAGCTTCCTGGCCTCCCCCGAGGCCCGGCACATCACCGGCCAGGTCGTCCACGTCAACGGCGGCGCGTACCTCGGCAGGTAG
- a CDS encoding WXG100 family type VII secretion target translates to MSQNLLGGNPAEMQQMATQFTQQADQVRATMAALDREAGKVGTAWTGPGAQRFTEAWQNYRAAFQRMSEELAEASRVINTYRGNIESATR, encoded by the coding sequence ATGAGCCAGAACTTGCTCGGCGGCAATCCCGCGGAAATGCAGCAGATGGCCACCCAGTTCACCCAGCAGGCAGACCAGGTGCGGGCCACCATGGCCGCCCTCGACCGGGAGGCCGGCAAGGTCGGCACCGCCTGGACCGGTCCCGGCGCCCAGCGGTTCACCGAGGCGTGGCAGAACTACCGCGCCGCCTTCCAGCGCATGTCCGAGGAGCTCGCCGAGGCGTCCCGGGTCATCAACACCTACCGCGGCAACATCGAGTCCGCCACCCGATAG
- a CDS encoding FtsK/SpoIIIE domain-containing protein, which yields MRIMLTVLSEHADRDVMVEGDETTTVARLAESLAGQGGERPTNVVRLTRSKAPYGLGHDSPGATPPTLWRDGRPLDPDAPALGLLRDGDLVTLDRDLAGATMAEEPGGIVEVRVIGGPAAGSVHRLSLGVHTVGSDPACAVAVPDPRLSGEAAVIRLTPDAITVEPGAGAVALLAGEPLEGPAPWPEHALLTCGSTVLTLKAVEPPDAHLDAQPDGGLAYNRPPRLRAPDGERRFEVPAEPKRAETMRLQLLTAFLPAGLGLAMAWAFKTWYFLLFALMTPLIMIGQWWSDRRHGRKQYRQQVKQYKERLKAFEAAVEEARAADETRRRAAAPDPAEVLLTATGPRRRLWERRDHDPDALRLRVGLADLPAALEFVPERSAPLDGPLPELPTCHAVPVALVMRRLGVAGLTGPRQATAGLARWLVGQAAALHSPRDLAIVVLSAHGDGDERWNWVRWLPHSAPHGGEDCVALVGADPEAAARRVSELTRLIDERLGEEESPSAKLARVPTGWGDLGGGPGAAEAAPVYDERPYDVLVVLDGAQVLRALPGMPQVLRQGPRAGVYTLAVDDDQRLLPEECATVAAVTDGGMIRLRGGGLDDLGEILADQVSVTWCDRLARSLAPIRDVSRDDSALALPGSARLLELLELPSVSGAALAERWGRSTEAVIGAGPDGPFSVDLRVDGPHALIAGTTGAGKSELLQTLICSLAVANRPDEMTFVLIDYKGGAAFKECVRLPHTVGMVSDLDGHLTQRALTSLAAEIRRRERLLLAAGAKDIEDYHAIRDTRAARASRDLLVAGGRTPAGPLRGRAGPPAALPRLVLVIDEFAAMVSELPDFMTGLVDIARRGRSLGIHLILATQRPGGVVTADIQANTSLRIALRVTDAAESADVIGRPDASHIPKSAPGRCYVKSGAGAATAVQTARIGGRSPGGSAEVRARVTEVGWRALGQPLPAPGTAPEGSPVTDLSILADALADAARIAGVPRQPSPWLPPLGDLVVAPGLADPPGGAPPYRAGAEEVPPLPFGVTDLPWAQDRRALTLDLAHGGHLLLAGASRSGRSTALRTLAGAIAAGASPQDVHVHAIDCGSGALLPLMAMPHCGAVVTRDQLDRVERLLARLRAEVGRRQQLLAEAGYASLAELRAAAGGPRLPWLVLMLDRWEGYVAAFEGYDYGRLIESLMQLLREGPAVGLRAVVTGDRSALIGQISTVFDDRLILRLADPADYGLAGLPVKDLPATLAPGRALSTGEHGLAESQISLLCDDPSGPAQVGALQALARAVPARFAGDAAAGPGGWLWDCEPPLRVDALPMRITAAQALELAPSFEPPSPLWALLGAGGDSLAPLGVDLLAHGPGAVVAGPSRSGRSSALLTAARSLLARGTPVALVTPRRSPLSTLVDAPGVLAVLGADGDLPEALAGQERYVVIVDDAELISADTPLGTALEQVLRTGRDGEHGLIIAGTTGDLTTAYRGFVAEARKARTGLLLSVQSPADGDLFTIRLPRGAVGGPPGRGLLVTLGSVTPVQTAVT from the coding sequence ATGCGGATCATGCTCACCGTGCTCAGCGAGCACGCCGACCGCGATGTCATGGTCGAGGGGGACGAGACGACCACGGTGGCGCGGCTCGCGGAGTCGCTGGCCGGGCAGGGCGGCGAGCGGCCCACCAACGTGGTGCGGCTGACACGGAGCAAGGCGCCTTACGGGCTGGGCCACGACTCCCCCGGCGCCACCCCTCCGACGCTCTGGCGCGACGGCCGTCCCCTGGACCCCGACGCCCCCGCGCTCGGCCTGCTCCGCGACGGCGACCTCGTCACCCTCGACCGCGACCTGGCCGGGGCGACGATGGCCGAGGAGCCCGGCGGCATCGTGGAGGTCCGGGTGATCGGCGGGCCCGCCGCCGGATCCGTGCACCGCCTCAGCCTGGGCGTCCACACCGTGGGCTCCGACCCCGCCTGCGCGGTGGCCGTCCCCGACCCCCGGCTGTCCGGCGAGGCCGCCGTGATCAGGCTCACCCCCGACGCCATCACCGTGGAACCCGGGGCGGGGGCCGTGGCGCTGCTGGCCGGCGAGCCCCTCGAAGGCCCGGCGCCGTGGCCCGAGCACGCCCTGCTGACCTGCGGCTCGACCGTGCTGACCCTGAAGGCCGTGGAGCCGCCCGACGCGCATCTGGACGCCCAGCCCGACGGCGGGCTCGCCTACAACCGGCCGCCCCGGCTCCGCGCCCCGGACGGCGAGCGGCGCTTCGAGGTCCCGGCCGAGCCCAAGCGCGCCGAGACCATGCGGCTGCAGCTGCTGACCGCCTTCCTGCCCGCCGGGCTGGGGCTGGCCATGGCCTGGGCGTTCAAAACGTGGTATTTCCTGCTGTTCGCGCTGATGACCCCACTGATCATGATCGGTCAGTGGTGGAGCGACCGGCGGCACGGCCGCAAGCAGTACCGCCAGCAGGTCAAGCAGTACAAGGAGCGGCTGAAGGCGTTCGAGGCCGCCGTGGAGGAGGCCCGCGCCGCCGACGAGACCCGCCGCCGGGCCGCCGCGCCCGACCCCGCCGAGGTGCTGCTCACCGCGACCGGCCCCCGGCGGCGGCTGTGGGAGCGCCGCGACCACGACCCCGACGCGCTCCGCCTCCGGGTCGGCCTCGCCGACCTCCCCGCCGCCCTGGAGTTCGTCCCCGAGCGCTCCGCCCCGCTCGACGGCCCGCTGCCCGAACTCCCGACCTGCCACGCGGTCCCGGTGGCGCTGGTCATGCGCCGCCTGGGCGTGGCCGGCCTGACCGGACCGCGGCAGGCGACGGCCGGCCTGGCCCGCTGGCTGGTCGGCCAGGCCGCCGCCCTGCACAGCCCGCGCGACCTGGCGATCGTGGTGCTGTCGGCGCACGGCGACGGCGACGAGCGCTGGAACTGGGTCCGCTGGCTGCCGCACAGCGCCCCGCACGGCGGCGAGGACTGCGTGGCGCTGGTCGGCGCCGACCCGGAGGCGGCCGCCCGCCGGGTGAGCGAGCTGACCAGGCTGATCGACGAGCGTCTCGGCGAGGAGGAGAGCCCGTCGGCCAAGCTCGCCCGCGTCCCGACCGGCTGGGGTGACCTCGGCGGCGGCCCGGGGGCGGCGGAGGCCGCCCCGGTCTACGACGAGCGCCCCTACGACGTGCTGGTCGTCCTGGACGGCGCCCAGGTCCTGCGCGCGCTGCCCGGCATGCCGCAGGTGCTCCGCCAGGGCCCCCGGGCGGGCGTCTACACCCTGGCCGTCGACGACGACCAGCGGCTGCTGCCCGAGGAGTGCGCCACCGTCGCCGCCGTGACGGACGGCGGCATGATACGGCTGCGCGGCGGCGGCCTGGACGACCTCGGCGAGATCCTGGCCGACCAGGTCTCGGTCACCTGGTGCGACCGGCTCGCCCGCTCCCTGGCCCCCATCCGCGACGTCAGCCGGGACGACTCGGCCCTGGCCCTGCCCGGCTCCGCGCGGCTGCTGGAGCTGCTGGAGCTGCCCTCGGTGTCGGGCGCGGCCCTCGCCGAGCGCTGGGGCCGGAGCACCGAGGCCGTGATCGGGGCCGGCCCCGACGGGCCGTTCTCCGTCGACCTGCGGGTGGACGGGCCGCACGCGCTCATCGCGGGCACCACGGGCGCGGGCAAGTCCGAGCTGCTGCAGACCCTGATCTGCTCGCTCGCGGTGGCCAACCGGCCCGACGAGATGACGTTCGTGCTGATCGACTACAAGGGCGGGGCCGCCTTCAAGGAGTGCGTACGGCTCCCGCACACGGTCGGCATGGTCAGCGACCTGGACGGCCACCTGACGCAGCGGGCCCTGACGTCCCTGGCCGCCGAGATCCGCCGCCGGGAGCGGCTGCTGCTGGCCGCCGGGGCCAAGGACATCGAGGACTACCACGCGATCCGCGACACGCGGGCGGCCCGCGCCTCCCGCGACCTGCTCGTGGCCGGCGGCAGGACACCGGCCGGGCCGCTGCGCGGGCGCGCCGGACCGCCGGCCGCGCTGCCCCGGCTGGTGCTGGTCATCGACGAGTTCGCGGCGATGGTGAGCGAGCTGCCCGACTTCATGACCGGGCTGGTGGACATCGCCAGGCGGGGCCGTTCGCTCGGCATCCACCTCATCCTGGCCACCCAGCGGCCCGGCGGCGTGGTCACCGCCGACATCCAGGCGAACACCTCGCTGCGGATCGCGCTGCGGGTGACCGACGCCGCCGAGTCCGCCGACGTCATCGGCCGGCCGGACGCCTCGCACATCCCCAAGTCGGCCCCCGGCCGGTGCTACGTGAAGTCGGGCGCGGGCGCGGCGACGGCCGTGCAGACGGCCCGGATCGGCGGCCGGAGCCCCGGGGGCTCCGCCGAGGTCAGGGCACGGGTGACGGAGGTCGGCTGGCGGGCCCTGGGACAGCCGCTGCCGGCGCCCGGGACGGCCCCCGAGGGCTCACCGGTCACCGACCTGTCCATACTCGCCGACGCCCTGGCCGACGCCGCCCGCATCGCCGGGGTGCCGCGGCAGCCCAGCCCCTGGCTCCCGCCGCTCGGCGACCTCGTGGTCGCCCCCGGCCTGGCCGACCCGCCCGGCGGTGCGCCGCCGTACCGGGCGGGGGCGGAGGAGGTGCCGCCGCTGCCGTTCGGGGTGACGGACCTGCCGTGGGCGCAGGACCGGCGGGCGCTGACGCTGGACCTCGCCCACGGGGGGCACCTGCTGCTGGCCGGCGCCTCGCGGAGCGGGCGCTCCACCGCGCTGCGCACGCTGGCCGGGGCGATCGCGGCCGGGGCGTCCCCGCAGGACGTGCACGTGCACGCGATCGACTGCGGTTCGGGGGCGCTGCTGCCGCTGATGGCGATGCCGCACTGCGGGGCGGTGGTGACCCGCGACCAGCTCGACCGGGTGGAGCGGCTGCTGGCCCGCCTGCGCGCCGAGGTCGGGCGGCGCCAGCAGCTGCTGGCCGAGGCCGGATACGCGTCGCTGGCCGAGCTGCGCGCCGCCGCCGGGGGCCCGCGGCTGCCCTGGCTGGTGCTGATGCTCGACCGGTGGGAGGGATACGTCGCCGCCTTCGAGGGCTACGACTACGGGCGGCTGATCGAGTCGCTGATGCAGCTGCTCCGGGAGGGCCCGGCGGTCGGGCTGCGCGCCGTGGTGACCGGCGACCGCTCGGCGCTGATCGGGCAGATCTCCACGGTCTTCGACGACCGGCTGATCCTGCGGCTGGCCGACCCGGCCGACTACGGCCTGGCCGGGCTGCCCGTCAAGGACCTGCCGGCCACGCTCGCCCCCGGCCGCGCCCTGTCCACCGGCGAGCACGGCCTCGCCGAGAGCCAGATCTCCCTGCTCTGCGACGACCCCTCCGGGCCGGCCCAGGTCGGCGCGCTCCAGGCGCTGGCCCGCGCGGTGCCCGCCCGCTTCGCCGGGGACGCGGCGGCGGGGCCCGGCGGGTGGCTCTGGGACTGCGAGCCGCCCCTGCGGGTGGACGCGCTGCCCATGCGGATCACCGCGGCGCAGGCGCTGGAGCTGGCGCCGTCCTTCGAGCCTCCCTCGCCCCTGTGGGCACTGCTCGGCGCCGGAGGCGACTCGCTGGCCCCGCTCGGCGTCGACCTGCTCGCCCACGGGCCCGGCGCGGTCGTCGCGGGCCCCTCCAGGTCCGGCCGCTCCTCGGCGCTGCTGACCGCCGCCCGCTCCCTGCTGGCGCGGGGCACGCCCGTGGCCCTGGTCACCCCCCGGCGCAGCCCGCTCAGCACGCTGGTGGACGCCCCGGGGGTGCTGGCCGTACTCGGCGCGGACGGCGACCTGCCCGAGGCACTGGCGGGGCAGGAGCGGTATGTGGTGATCGTCGACGACGCCGAGCTGATCTCCGCCGACACCCCCCTGGGCACGGCCCTGGAGCAGGTGCTCCGGACCGGCCGCGACGGCGAGCACGGCCTGATCATCGCGGGCACCACCGGCGACCTGACCACCGCCTACCGCGGCTTCGTCGCCGAGGCCCGCAAGGCCCGCACGGGTCTGCTGCTGTCGGTCCAGAGCCCCGCCGACGGCGACCTGTTCACGATCCGGCTGCCCCGCGGCGCGGTCGGCGGCCCGCCCGGCCGGGGCCTGCTGGTCACCCTGGGGTCGGTGACCCCCGTCCAGACGGCCGTGACCTGA
- a CDS encoding pentapeptide repeat-containing protein, whose product MRRSVPLALTVAIFALSGTLISPAQAEAGPCRPGQGPNLRGRDFTKGASLPYSLRCADLTKAKLNGVDLTQKDLTGAILRGAVLKQADLTQATLKYADLRGADLTEADLGQMHADHADLRGAIMVDAEAGQAEFPHADLTGVALTRAELTQVDFTNAKLIDADLNESTPGQIKARKADFTRAKLHEAKMGQANLRNATFKDADVSEAVFVQAELDGADFTGALVEGASFIQADDADLTGARGTPTGISLPVGPISPDTDRAQDESAQDDTAATPDTGRTGSGVPSVGLVMVVVSALGLAVTVVIWGISAQRRSRRGARLALLLRGAEEDVTRLGEEIDQLDYEFQVSGRGAVSGEQDWRHALDAYEAAKRALAVARREEELHSVAAAVQDGRNALGRLRVRSR is encoded by the coding sequence GTGCGTCGTTCCGTTCCTCTGGCACTCACTGTCGCGATCTTCGCGCTGTCAGGGACCCTGATCTCCCCGGCCCAGGCGGAGGCCGGGCCCTGCAGGCCCGGCCAGGGCCCCAACCTGCGCGGCAGGGATTTCACCAAGGGCGCCTCGCTCCCCTACAGCCTGCGCTGCGCGGACCTGACCAAGGCCAAGCTGAACGGCGTGGACCTCACCCAGAAGGACCTGACCGGGGCGATCCTGCGCGGCGCCGTCCTCAAGCAGGCCGATCTCACCCAGGCCACGCTGAAATACGCCGACCTGCGCGGCGCCGATCTCACCGAGGCCGACCTCGGCCAGATGCACGCCGACCACGCCGACCTGCGTGGCGCGATCATGGTCGACGCCGAGGCCGGGCAGGCGGAGTTCCCGCACGCCGACCTGACCGGGGTGGCGCTGACCCGGGCCGAGCTGACCCAGGTCGACTTCACCAACGCCAAGCTGATCGACGCCGACCTCAACGAGAGCACCCCGGGCCAGATCAAGGCGCGCAAGGCCGACTTCACCCGGGCCAAGCTCCACGAGGCCAAGATGGGCCAGGCCAACCTGCGCAACGCGACGTTCAAGGACGCCGACGTGAGCGAGGCCGTGTTCGTCCAGGCCGAGCTGGACGGGGCCGACTTCACCGGCGCGCTGGTGGAGGGGGCCTCCTTCATCCAGGCCGACGACGCGGACCTGACCGGCGCCAGGGGCACCCCGACGGGCATCAGCCTGCCCGTCGGCCCGATCTCCCCCGACACCGACCGCGCCCAGGACGAGAGCGCCCAGGACGACACGGCCGCGACGCCGGACACCGGGCGGACCGGGAGCGGTGTCCCGTCCGTCGGGCTCGTCATGGTGGTGGTCAGCGCCCTCGGCCTGGCCGTCACGGTGGTGATCTGGGGGATCAGCGCCCAGCGGCGGAGCAGGCGGGGCGCCCGGCTCGCGCTCCTGCTGCGCGGCGCCGAGGAGGACGTCACCCGGCTGGGCGAGGAGATCGACCAGCTCGACTACGAGTTCCAGGTCAGCGGGCGCGGCGCGGTCAGCGGCGAGCAGGACTGGCGGCACGCGCTGGACGCCTACGAGGCGGCCAAGAGGGCGCTGGCCGTGGCCCGGCGGGAGGAGGAGCTGCACTCCGTGGCGGCCGCCGTACAGGACGGCAGGAACGCCCTGGGACGGCTCCGGGTCAGATCCCGCTAG
- a CDS encoding Hsp20/alpha crystallin family protein, translating into MLLTSIDPFVQEFDRQFDRLARQALGWGESDTRGAMPLDGVRRKDDVLLKFDLPGIDPDSIEVTVDRGVLSVSARREEEHGQDDRLFVRERPMGTFTRRVYLSEHLDSEKVDAAYSNGVLAVRIPVIERAKPRKVEIHKADEVKSIKA; encoded by the coding sequence ATGCTGCTGACGTCGATCGACCCGTTCGTCCAGGAGTTCGACCGTCAGTTCGACCGGCTCGCGCGGCAGGCTCTCGGATGGGGCGAGAGCGACACGCGCGGGGCCATGCCGCTGGACGGCGTCCGCCGCAAGGATGACGTTCTTCTCAAGTTCGACCTGCCCGGCATCGACCCCGACTCCATCGAGGTGACCGTCGACCGCGGCGTGCTCTCCGTGAGCGCCCGCCGCGAGGAGGAGCACGGGCAGGACGACCGGCTGTTCGTGCGCGAGCGCCCGATGGGCACCTTCACCCGCCGGGTCTACCTCTCCGAGCACCTCGACAGCGAGAAGGTCGACGCCGCCTACTCCAACGGTGTCCTGGCCGTGCGCATCCCGGTGATCGAGAGGGCGAAGCCTCGCAAGGTCGAGATCCACAAGGCCGACGAGGTCAAGTCGATCAAGGCCTGA